The following proteins are co-located in the Conyzicola lurida genome:
- a CDS encoding phosphoglycerate kinase: MSLRTIDSLGDLSGKNVLVRCDLNVPLKDGQITDDGRIRASLPTLNALINSGARVVVVSHLGRPDGAPEAKYSLAPVAQRLSELLGKGVVFASDTVGSAAEEAVAGLADGDIVLLENLRFNPGETSKVDTEREEFAGKLAAFADAYVSDGFGVVHRKQASVFEIAALLPSAAGLLIQAELEVLERLTRTPEAPYTVVLGGSKVSDKLAVIGALLPKVNTLLIGGGMLFTFLAALGYKVGSSLLETDQIESVKGYLAEAEKLGVEIVVPTDIVVASKFGADAEFVTTPASGIEDTPFGSSGLGLDIGPDTAARFAEVIAASKTVFWNGPMGVFELAPFAAGTKAVAQALTQIDGLGVVGGGDSAAAVRALGFDDDQFGHISTGGGASLEFLEGKRLPGLEVLGWQ, encoded by the coding sequence GTGTCGCTTCGCACCATTGACAGCCTCGGTGACCTGAGCGGCAAGAACGTGCTCGTCCGCTGTGATCTGAACGTCCCGTTGAAAGACGGACAGATCACGGACGACGGCCGCATTCGCGCCTCTCTCCCGACGCTCAACGCCCTGATCAACTCCGGCGCCCGCGTCGTCGTCGTCTCCCACCTCGGGCGACCCGACGGCGCGCCGGAGGCCAAGTACAGCCTCGCTCCGGTCGCCCAGCGACTGAGCGAGCTCCTCGGCAAGGGCGTCGTCTTTGCGAGCGACACGGTCGGTTCCGCTGCGGAGGAGGCCGTCGCCGGCCTCGCCGACGGCGACATCGTCCTGCTGGAGAACCTCCGCTTCAACCCGGGAGAGACCAGCAAGGTCGATACCGAGCGCGAGGAGTTCGCGGGCAAGCTCGCCGCCTTCGCCGACGCGTACGTGTCCGACGGATTCGGGGTCGTGCACCGCAAGCAGGCCAGCGTCTTCGAGATCGCCGCCCTGTTGCCGAGCGCCGCCGGACTCCTCATCCAGGCCGAGCTCGAGGTGCTCGAGCGCCTCACCCGTACCCCCGAGGCGCCCTACACGGTCGTCCTCGGCGGCTCGAAGGTCTCGGACAAGCTCGCCGTCATCGGCGCCCTGCTCCCCAAGGTCAACACCCTGCTCATCGGCGGCGGCATGCTCTTCACCTTCCTCGCGGCCCTCGGCTACAAGGTCGGATCGAGCCTGCTCGAAACGGACCAGATCGAAAGCGTGAAGGGCTACCTCGCCGAGGCGGAGAAGCTCGGCGTCGAGATCGTGGTCCCCACCGACATCGTCGTGGCCTCGAAGTTCGGTGCTGACGCCGAATTCGTCACGACGCCCGCCTCGGGCATCGAAGACACCCCGTTCGGATCGTCGGGCCTCGGCCTCGACATCGGTCCCGACACGGCCGCCCGGTTCGCCGAGGTCATCGCCGCGTCGAAGACCGTGTTCTGGAACGGCCCCATGGGCGTCTTCGAACTCGCCCCCTTCGCCGCCGGCACCAAGGCCGTAGCGCAGGCACTCACCCAGATCGACGGCCTCGGCGTGGTCGGCGGTGGCGACTCCGCCGCCGCCGTGCGCGCCCTCGGCTTCGACGACGACCAGTTCGGTCACATCTCAACCGGTGGCGGCGCCAGCCTCGAGTTCCTCGAGGGAAAGCGTCTGCCTGGACTGGAGGTCCTCGGATGGCAGTAG
- the pgl gene encoding 6-phosphogluconolactonase, which produces MTVGRRVLVHPDKAALAASVAARFMTKMVDLLDEFGEATVVLTGGTMGSAVLSEINNSPARDTLDWSRVHFWWGDERWLPRGDAERNETQAREALLDHLGLDGSTIHAFPASDEGIDLDAAAEVYALELAAHAHEGATLPRFDITFLGVGPDGHVASLFPEQPGIRETEATVIAVRNAPKPPPERLSLTLPVINSSTRIWMVLAGADKASALGLSLAGASINEVPAAGVEGRRSTLYYVDREATAEVPENLTATEIFWTAADATD; this is translated from the coding sequence GTGACAGTAGGACGACGGGTGCTCGTGCACCCAGACAAAGCAGCACTCGCAGCATCGGTAGCCGCGAGATTCATGACGAAGATGGTCGACCTGCTCGACGAGTTCGGTGAAGCAACCGTCGTCCTCACGGGCGGGACCATGGGCAGCGCGGTGCTGTCCGAGATCAACAACTCGCCGGCACGCGACACGCTCGACTGGTCGCGCGTGCACTTTTGGTGGGGCGACGAGCGTTGGCTCCCCCGCGGGGACGCCGAGCGCAACGAGACCCAGGCGCGGGAGGCGCTGCTCGACCACCTCGGTCTCGACGGCAGCACCATCCACGCGTTCCCGGCGTCGGACGAGGGCATCGATCTGGATGCCGCGGCCGAGGTCTACGCTCTGGAACTCGCCGCGCACGCCCACGAGGGTGCGACGCTCCCCCGGTTCGACATCACCTTCCTGGGTGTCGGCCCCGACGGGCACGTCGCCTCGCTGTTCCCCGAACAGCCCGGTATCCGCGAGACCGAGGCGACGGTGATCGCCGTGCGCAACGCTCCGAAGCCCCCGCCCGAGCGGCTGTCGCTCACCCTCCCGGTGATCAACTCGTCGACGCGCATCTGGATGGTTCTCGCGGGTGCGGACAAGGCTTCGGCTCTCGGCCTCAGCCTCGCCGGTGCGAGCATCAACGAGGTGCCCGCGGCCGGCGTCGAAGGACGTCGCAGCACTCTCTACTACGTCGACCGTGAAGCCACGGCCGAGGTTCCCGAGAACCTCACCGCGACCGAGATCTTCTGGACCGCGGCAGACGCGACCGACTAG
- the secG gene encoding preprotein translocase subunit SecG — MLLQVALQVVLGITSLLLTLLILLHRGRGGGLSDMFGGGVTSNLGASGVAERNLNRITVILAVIWITSIVVLGLITKFNGA, encoded by the coding sequence GTGCTGCTCCAGGTCGCGCTGCAGGTTGTACTCGGCATCACGAGTCTCTTGCTGACGCTCCTCATTCTGTTGCACCGTGGACGCGGAGGCGGTCTCTCCGACATGTTCGGCGGCGGAGTGACGTCTAACCTCGGTGCATCCGGCGTTGCCGAACGCAACCTGAACCGCATCACCGTCATTCTCGCGGTGATCTGGATCACATCGATCGTCGTGCTTGGCCTCATCACCAAGTTCAACGGGGCTTAA
- the gap gene encoding type I glyceraldehyde-3-phosphate dehydrogenase — protein sequence MSVKIGINGFGRIGRNFLRAALAKGSDLEIVAVNDLDNPAALAHLLKYDTVGGRLDATVTVEGDTIFVDGKPIKVLAERNPELLPWGELGVEVVIESTGRFTKSEDARKHITAGAKKVIVSAPATGDDVATLVLGVNEGTYDAAIHDIISNASCTTNCLAPLAKVFMDNFGIERGLMTTVHAYTADQNLQDGPHSDLRRARAAAANIIPTSTGAAKALGLVIPELVGKLDGYALRVPVITGSITDLTIEASRPVTVAEVNAAYKAAAEGPLKGILSYTEDPIVSSDIQGDPHSSIFDAGLTKVIGNQVKVASWYDNEWGYSNRLVDVTSYVADRL from the coding sequence TTGAGCGTCAAAATCGGAATCAACGGATTCGGCCGAATCGGCCGTAACTTCCTTCGCGCGGCACTCGCCAAGGGAAGCGACCTCGAAATCGTCGCGGTCAACGACCTCGACAACCCCGCGGCCCTCGCTCACCTCCTCAAGTACGACACCGTCGGAGGCCGTCTCGACGCCACCGTCACCGTCGAGGGCGACACCATCTTCGTCGACGGCAAGCCGATCAAGGTCCTCGCCGAGCGCAACCCCGAGCTGCTGCCCTGGGGCGAGCTCGGTGTCGAGGTCGTCATCGAGTCGACCGGACGCTTCACCAAGTCGGAGGACGCGCGCAAGCACATCACCGCCGGCGCCAAGAAGGTCATCGTCTCCGCTCCCGCGACCGGCGACGACGTCGCCACTCTGGTTCTCGGCGTGAACGAGGGCACCTACGACGCAGCGATCCACGACATCATCTCCAACGCGTCGTGCACCACGAACTGCCTCGCGCCCCTCGCCAAGGTCTTCATGGACAACTTCGGCATCGAGCGTGGCCTCATGACCACGGTCCACGCCTACACCGCCGACCAGAACCTGCAGGACGGCCCGCACAGCGACCTCCGCCGCGCACGTGCCGCCGCCGCGAACATCATCCCGACCTCGACCGGTGCGGCCAAGGCCCTCGGCCTCGTCATCCCCGAGCTCGTCGGCAAGCTCGACGGCTACGCACTCCGCGTTCCCGTGATCACCGGATCGATCACCGACCTCACCATCGAGGCCTCGCGCCCCGTCACGGTCGCCGAAGTCAACGCCGCCTACAAGGCAGCGGCCGAGGGCCCCCTCAAGGGCATCCTCAGCTACACGGAGGACCCGATCGTCTCCAGCGACATCCAGGGCGACCCGCACTCCTCGATCTTCGACGCCGGCCTGACCAAGGTCATCGGCAACCAGGTCAAGGTCGCCTCGTGGTACGACAACGAGTGGGGCTACTCCAACCGCCTCGTCGACGTGACCTCGTACGTCGCCGACCGCCTCTAG
- the rapZ gene encoding RNase adapter RapZ has product MTTTSDAQELLIVTGMSGAGRSTVGNALEDLGWYVVDNLPPQMLRPLVELAQHAGNALPRIAAIVDVRGGKLFADVQEAVETLRENAQVRVLFLDATDAALVRRFEQVRRPHPLQDDGTLLDGITAERKLMEELRSGSDIVVDTSELNIHQLATSIQEKFAKAETPGAQVTILSFGFKYGLPADADLVADARFIPNPFWIPELRPHTGLDAEVSEFVLGQEGAREFVDSYAAALAPVLAGYQRENKRHATIAVGCTGGKHRSVAVAEELATLLRGLPGVAVSVKHRDLGRE; this is encoded by the coding sequence ATGACCACCACGAGCGACGCCCAAGAGCTGCTCATCGTGACCGGGATGTCCGGCGCCGGCCGTTCCACCGTCGGCAACGCGCTGGAGGACCTCGGCTGGTACGTCGTCGACAACCTGCCGCCGCAGATGCTGCGCCCACTGGTCGAACTCGCACAGCACGCGGGCAACGCCCTGCCGCGCATCGCCGCGATCGTCGACGTGCGCGGCGGCAAGCTGTTCGCCGACGTGCAGGAAGCGGTCGAGACGCTGCGCGAGAACGCCCAGGTGCGCGTGCTTTTCCTCGATGCGACGGATGCCGCTCTGGTGCGGCGTTTCGAGCAGGTGCGGCGACCGCACCCTCTGCAAGACGACGGCACACTGCTCGACGGCATCACCGCGGAACGCAAGCTGATGGAAGAACTCCGGTCCGGCAGCGACATCGTCGTCGATACGTCGGAACTCAACATCCACCAGCTGGCGACGAGCATCCAGGAGAAGTTCGCGAAGGCCGAAACGCCCGGCGCGCAGGTCACCATCCTGAGTTTCGGTTTCAAGTACGGACTGCCCGCCGACGCCGACCTGGTCGCCGACGCGCGCTTCATTCCGAACCCGTTCTGGATCCCCGAGTTGCGGCCCCACACCGGTCTCGACGCCGAGGTCAGCGAGTTCGTGCTGGGGCAGGAGGGCGCCCGCGAATTCGTCGATTCCTACGCCGCAGCCCTCGCTCCGGTGCTGGCCGGCTATCAGCGTGAGAACAAGAGACACGCTACGATCGCAGTTGGATGCACAGGGGGCAAACACCGATCGGTGGCCGTCGCTGAAGAACTTGCGACGTTGCTACGCGGCCTGCCTGGCGTTGCCGTCAGCGTGAAGCACCGCGACCTCGGCCGCGAGTAG
- the secG gene encoding preprotein translocase subunit SecG, with translation MEILQVALQVVLGITSLLLTLLILLHRGRGGGLSDMFGGGVTSNLGASGVAERNLNRITVILAVIWITSIVVLGLITKFNGA, from the coding sequence GTGGAAATTCTCCAGGTCGCGCTGCAGGTTGTACTCGGCATCACGAGTCTCTTGCTGACGCTCCTCATTCTGTTGCACCGTGGACGCGGAGGCGGTCTCTCCGACATGTTCGGCGGCGGAGTGACGTCTAACCTCGGTGCATCCGGCGTTGCCGAACGCAACCTGAACCGCATCACCGTCATTCTCGCGGTGATCTGGATCACATCGATCGTCGTGCTTGGCCTCATCACCAAGTTCAACGGGGCTTAA
- a CDS encoding RNA polymerase-binding protein RbpA: MASGGSAIRGSRVGAGPMGEQDRGYHAERVQISYWDELGNETVRHFAANLPDDEIPLTIDSPQSGLPAGRDKNNPPSVAKLEPYKTHLAYVKERRTEEEAESLLGEALSQLRARRGSAPSS, translated from the coding sequence GTGGCTTCAGGTGGCAGTGCGATTCGAGGATCGCGTGTGGGCGCAGGCCCGATGGGGGAGCAGGACCGGGGCTATCACGCCGAGCGCGTGCAGATCTCCTACTGGGACGAACTCGGTAACGAGACGGTCCGCCACTTCGCGGCTAACCTGCCCGACGACGAGATCCCCCTGACCATCGACTCGCCGCAGAGCGGTCTGCCGGCCGGCCGGGACAAGAACAACCCGCCGTCCGTCGCGAAGCTCGAGCCCTACAAGACGCACCTCGCCTACGTGAAGGAACGTCGCACCGAAGAGGAAGCCGAGTCCCTCTTGGGCGAAGCCCTCTCGCAACTCCGCGCGCGCCGCGGAAGCGCCCCCTCGTCCTGA
- the whiA gene encoding DNA-binding protein WhiA: MALTADVKDELARLEVSKTTVRAAELATILRFSGGLHMISNRIAVESELDSPHVARRVRKDLAELYGVRSEAAVIPASGTRRTNQYVVRVVEGGETLARQTGLLDARRRPIRGLPNKLTTGSREEVAAIWRGAFLAAGSLTDPGRSAALEITCPGNEAAMALVGAAGRLGVAAKSREVRGVHRVVIRDGEAIGTMLVHMGATASVEAWEQLRQRREVRATANRLVNFDDANLRRSAQAAVAACARVERALEILDDTTPKHLRYAGELRLRFRDSSLDELGHHADPPMTKDAVAGRIRRLLAMADKRASDLDIPGTDANLPPDMDDV; this comes from the coding sequence GTGGCATTAACGGCCGACGTCAAAGACGAACTCGCGCGGCTCGAGGTCAGCAAGACCACGGTGCGCGCTGCAGAACTCGCGACCATCCTGCGGTTCTCGGGCGGGCTGCACATGATCTCCAACCGCATCGCGGTCGAGTCGGAGCTCGACTCGCCGCACGTGGCACGCCGCGTCCGCAAGGACCTCGCCGAGCTCTACGGCGTCCGCAGCGAAGCCGCGGTCATCCCCGCGTCCGGCACGCGCCGCACCAACCAGTACGTCGTCCGCGTCGTCGAGGGCGGCGAGACCCTCGCCCGCCAGACCGGCCTGCTCGACGCGCGCCGCCGTCCCATCCGCGGACTCCCGAACAAGCTCACCACCGGCTCGCGCGAGGAGGTCGCCGCCATCTGGCGCGGGGCGTTCCTCGCCGCAGGATCGCTCACCGACCCCGGCCGCTCGGCCGCACTCGAGATCACCTGCCCCGGCAACGAGGCGGCGATGGCGCTCGTCGGCGCTGCGGGCCGTCTCGGCGTCGCCGCGAAGAGCCGCGAGGTGCGCGGCGTGCACCGCGTCGTCATCCGCGACGGCGAAGCGATCGGCACCATGCTCGTGCACATGGGGGCGACCGCGAGCGTCGAGGCCTGGGAGCAGCTTCGCCAGCGCCGCGAGGTGCGCGCCACCGCGAACCGTCTCGTCAACTTCGACGACGCCAACCTCCGCCGCAGCGCGCAGGCCGCCGTCGCCGCCTGCGCCCGGGTGGAGCGCGCGCTCGAGATCCTCGACGACACCACGCCGAAGCACCTGCGGTACGCGGGGGAGCTGCGACTGCGATTCCGTGACTCGAGCCTCGACGAGCTCGGCCACCACGCCGACCCGCCCATGACGAAGGACGCCGTCGCGGGCCGCATCCGCCGCCTCCTCGCCATGGCCGACAAGCGCGCGAGCGACCTGGACATCCCCGGCACCGACGCGAACCTCCCGCCCGACATGGACGATGTCTGA
- the tpiA gene encoding triose-phosphate isomerase, producing MAVVPGTAHKRVPLIAGNWKMNLDHLQAIAFAQKLAWSLKDAQHDFGTAEVAVFPPFTDLRSVQTLISADKLDLAFGAQDLSAHDSGAYTGEISGAFLKALDCQYVIIGHSERRTLHNETDEVVAAKVGAALRHNLVPVICVGETAEDLEKHGPSAVPVAQLRAALAGVTGAVDIVVAYEPVWAIGSGQAATPEQAEQVAAKLRELLVELLGEDVAAATRILYGGSVKAVNIAGFMRESNVDGALVGGASLDLDEFASISRFQKHVGT from the coding sequence ATGGCAGTAGTACCCGGCACGGCGCACAAGCGCGTGCCCCTCATCGCCGGCAACTGGAAGATGAACCTCGACCACCTGCAGGCCATCGCCTTCGCCCAGAAGCTCGCGTGGAGCCTCAAGGACGCCCAGCACGACTTCGGCACGGCCGAGGTCGCGGTCTTCCCGCCCTTCACCGATCTGCGCTCCGTGCAGACGCTGATCTCGGCCGACAAACTCGATCTCGCCTTCGGCGCGCAGGACCTCTCGGCCCACGACTCCGGTGCCTACACCGGCGAGATCTCCGGCGCCTTCCTCAAGGCGCTCGACTGCCAGTACGTCATCATCGGCCACTCCGAACGACGCACCCTGCACAACGAGACCGACGAGGTCGTCGCCGCCAAGGTCGGCGCCGCCCTCCGTCACAACCTCGTTCCCGTGATCTGCGTCGGCGAGACCGCCGAAGACCTCGAAAAGCACGGCCCGAGCGCGGTCCCCGTCGCCCAGCTGCGCGCCGCGCTTGCGGGAGTGACGGGAGCCGTCGACATCGTCGTCGCCTACGAGCCCGTCTGGGCCATCGGTTCCGGCCAGGCCGCGACTCCCGAGCAGGCCGAACAGGTCGCCGCCAAGCTGCGCGAACTGCTGGTCGAACTGCTCGGCGAGGACGTCGCCGCGGCGACCCGCATCCTCTACGGCGGTTCCGTGAAGGCGGTGAACATCGCGGGCTTCATGCGCGAGTCCAACGTCGACGGCGCCCTCGTCGGTGGTGCGAGCCTCGATCTCGACGAATTCGCGAGCATTTCGCGCTTCCAGAAGCACGTCGGCACCTGA
- a CDS encoding superoxide dismutase → MADYTLPELPYDYAALEPSISGAIMELHHSKHHQTYVTGANTAIAQLAEARDSGNLANVNKLEKDLAFNLGGHINHSIFWTNLSPNGGDKPTGDLASAIDDNFGSFDKFTAHFTATALGVQGSGWSVLAWDTFGERLIIVQFFDQQGNLPAGIVPILMLDVWEHAYYLDYKNVRADYVKAFWNIANWENAQARFDAARAQTPGLFLLS, encoded by the coding sequence TTGGCTGATTACACCCTTCCCGAACTCCCGTACGACTACGCGGCCCTCGAGCCCAGCATCAGCGGCGCCATCATGGAGCTGCACCACAGCAAGCACCACCAGACCTACGTCACCGGTGCCAACACCGCCATCGCGCAGCTCGCAGAAGCGCGCGACTCCGGCAACCTCGCCAATGTCAACAAGCTCGAGAAGGACCTCGCCTTCAACCTCGGTGGCCACATCAACCACTCGATCTTCTGGACGAACCTCTCGCCGAACGGTGGCGACAAGCCCACCGGCGACCTCGCGTCCGCCATCGACGACAACTTCGGTTCGTTCGACAAGTTCACCGCGCACTTCACCGCCACCGCACTCGGCGTGCAGGGCTCCGGCTGGTCCGTCCTCGCGTGGGACACCTTCGGCGAACGCCTCATCATCGTCCAGTTCTTCGACCAGCAGGGCAACCTCCCCGCGGGCATCGTGCCGATCCTGATGCTCGACGTCTGGGAGCACGCCTACTACCTCGACTACAAGAACGTGCGCGCCGACTACGTCAAGGCGTTCTGGAACATCGCCAACTGGGAGAACGCACAGGCTCGTTTCGACGCCGCCCGCGCGCAGACCCCGGGCCTGTTCCTCCTCTCCTAA